Proteins from a single region of Theobroma cacao cultivar B97-61/B2 chromosome 10, Criollo_cocoa_genome_V2, whole genome shotgun sequence:
- the LOC18586987 gene encoding transcription factor GAMYB — translation MSHTKNEREDGMLSEDQAESPLADDGNCGGAGGGVVMKKGPWTSAEDAILIEYVKKHGEGNWNAVQKHSGLFRCGKSCRLRWANHLRPNLKKGAFTQEEEQLIIELHAKMGNKWARMAAHLPGRTDNEIKNYWNTRIKRRQRAGLPLYPPEVCLQALQESHSTSAVNGGYKGPQDIMQNNSYQIPDVIFDSLKANQSVLPYVPELPDISTSSMLMKGLGSSQYCSFMPPTIHRQKRLRESTAFFPGYTGAVKNECPLFDQFQDDMSDKAAQSFGVSFQIEPDPTAKNSESFGVFPGSHALTNGNFSASESSLEAVKLELPSLQYPETELGNWGTISCPPPLLESVDAFIQSPPPTSGVESDSLSPHNSGLLDALLHEAKTLSSAKNHASDKSSNSSTPGDIAESSNFNICETEWENCGQPLSPMGHSATSLFSECISASGSSLDEQPPAETLTESHVKSETADHVFTPEIQKEAPIRLDSTRPDTLLASNWLEQGCVYDKDQTIMSDAIATLLGDDLSSEYKNMAAGTSISSQAWGLGSCAWNNMPAVCQMSELP, via the exons ATGAGTCACACAAAAAATGAGAGGGAAGATGGAATGCTCTCTGAGGATCAGGCAGAATCGCCGTTGGCTGATGATGGTAACTGTGGAGGTGCAGGTGGGGGAGTTGTTATGAAGAAAGGACCATGGACATCTGCTGAAGATGCAATTTTGATTGAGTATGTGAAGAAGCATGGGGAAGGCAACTGGAATGCTGTCCAGAAGCACTCTGGACTGTTTCGTTGTGGCAAAAGTTGCCGCTTAAGATGGGCAAATCACTTGAGGCCAAACTTGAAGAAAGGGGCATTTACTCAAGAAGAAGAACAGCTGATCATTGAACTCCATGCAAAGATGGGAAATAAATGGGCTCGGATGGCTGCACAT TTGCCTGGACGTACAGATAatgagataaaaaattattggaaTACCCGGATTAAGAGACGTCAACGTGCAGGGTTGCCTCTGTATCCTCCTGAAGTGTGCTTACAAGCACTGCAGGAGAGCCACAGCACCAGTGCAGTTAATGGAGGATATAAAGGACCTCAAGATATCATGCAGAACAACAGCTATCAGATACCTGATGTCATATTTGACAGTTTAAAGGCCAATCAGAGTGTCCTGCCTTATGTCCCTGAACTTCCTGATATATCCACTAGCAGCATGCTGATGAAAGGTCTAGGTTCTTCTCAATATTGTAGTTTCATGCCACCAACAATCCATCGCCAAAAGCGTCTTCGAGAATCTACAGCTTTTTTCCCTGGTTACACTGGTGCTGTTAAAAATGAGTGCCCTTTGTTTGACCAGTTTCAAGATGATATGTCAGACAAGGCTGCTCAATCCTTTGGGGTGTCCTTTCAAATTGAACCAGATCCTACAGCTAAAAACTCAGAGTCCTTTGGTGTATTCCCTGGTAGCCATGCCCTTACAAATGGCAATTTCTCTGCTTCAGAGTCCTCTTTAGAGGCTGTGAAGTTGGAGCTCCCTTCACTCCAATATCCAGAAACTGAATTAGGTAACTGGGGCACAATATCTTGCCCACCACCTTTACTTGAGTCTGTTGATGCTTTTATCCAGTCACCACCACCAACCAGCGGAGTGGAGTCAGATAGTCTTTCACCCCATAATAGTGGCCTGCTGGATGCTTTACTTCATGAGGCAAAAACTCTAAGCAGTGCAAAGAATCATGCATCTGACAAGAGTTCAAATTCATCAACTCCTGGTGATATAGCTGAAAGttccaatttcaacatttgtGAGACAGAATGGGAAAACTGTGGGCAACCTCTTTCTCCAATGGGTCATTCAGCAACTTCTCTTTTCAGTGAGTGTATCAGTGCAAGTGGCAGTTCATTGGATGAACAGCCACCTGCTGAAACCTTAACCG AGTCCCATGTGAAATCAGAAACAGCTGACCATGTTTTCACCCCAGAGATACAAAAGGAGGCTCCTATTCGGCTGGACAGTACGCGCCCTGATACTTTACTTGCTTCAAATTGGCTTGAGCAGGGTTGTGTTTATGATAAGGACCAAACAATCATGAGTGATGCAATAGCAACCCTTCTTGGTGATGATTTGAGTAGCGAGTATAAGAATATGGCAGCTGGAACATCTATTTCAAGTCAAGCATGGGGCCTTGGTTCTTGTGCATGGAATAACATGCCTGCTGTCTGTCAAATGTCCGAACTCCCTTGA
- the LOC18586989 gene encoding inactive protein kinase SELMODRAFT_444075, giving the protein MATEAERVVVILDASRELGLSTIKWALLGLPLKPGDKLILLGILHQVNNPSTLSFMGAGKLMGYRIKVDPSSMFGTNRKIIAEEMERKIEEYKKHAEIVKISERCKKGQIEFRIEMRAGSPLKAVASKAAKRLHATWIVLDRRLKNDRRYFLENLSCNIVRMKKDNNVEELRGPNVRDNYKAPAARKSNVTYAEMIPATSPCKVQTPRSKVENTSLVKEQGGEGSGEHPWLYSRKSTSYSASTSSRGSNRASTSGYNESKSPSSHLHDEEYTTTTGPETGGEHSPLSIIESGDQKDLYSPDENEKQHNHNDDWMGRNPGDQVFKNSICLICQNRRPKIGWMRDFTYAELQAATDGFHARNFLSEGGFGSVYKGVINGLKIAVKQHKYNASLQGEKEFKSEVQVLRKARHENLVMLVGSCSEGNHRLLVYEFVCNGSLDLHLSKHTRRPLTLEKRVKIALGAARGLKYLHDNNIVHRDMRPNNILVTHDFEPLLGDFGLAKTQQEDSDQSSETVTRVVGTLGYLAPEYAECGKVSTKTDVYSFGVVLLQLITGMKTTDKRLGGKSLVGWARPLLKDRNYPDLIDPRILESHDVHQLFWMVRVAEKCLSKDPQKRLSMDKVVYALNYIMDCDSVCGFRDFSPAESDKVSRDSCESQSPSPCDDDSTFTIEITSPSHFSGRLPPSPSISRKSSASTLYGE; this is encoded by the exons ATGGCAACAGAAGCTGAAAGAGTGGTGGTGATCCTGGATGCATCAAGGGAACTAGGTCTAAGCACAATCAAATGGGCCCTGCTAGGCTTACCACTTAAGCCTGGAGACAAGCTTATACTTCTTGGAATTCTTCACCAGGTTAATAATCCTAGTACGTTATCTTTCATGGGAGCTGGAAAACTCA tgGGGTATAGGATCAAGGTTGATCCTAGTTCCATGTTTGGAACAAACAGAAAGATCATTGCAGAAGAAATGGAAAGAAAGATAGAAGAGTACAAAAAGCATGCTGAGATAGTGAAAATATCCGAACGATGCAAAAAGGGGCAG ATAGAATTCCGGATAGAGATGCGAGCAGGTTCTCCTTTAAAGGCAGTTGCTTCAAAAGCTGCCAAAAGACTTCATGCAACATGGATAGTACTTGACAG GCGCTTGAAGAATGATCGGAGATACTTTTTAGAGAACCTATCATGTAATATAGTGAGGATGAAGAAAGATAACAATGTTGAAGAGTTAAGAGGACCAAATGTTAGGGATAACTATAAAGCACCTGCTGCAAGGAAAAGTAACGTAACATATGCTGAAATGATTCCCGCAACTAGCCCCTGCAAAGTACAGACTCCTCGAAGTAA GGTTGAGAACACCAGCTTAGTGAAAGAACAAGGAGGTGAAGGTAGTGGAGAGCATCCATGGCTTTATAGTAGGAAATCCACCTCATATTCAGCTTCAACTTCAAGTCGTGGAAGTAATAGAGCATCAACTTCAGGTTATAATGAGTCAAAGTCTCCTTCCTCACATCTTCATGATGAAGAATACACTACAACTACAGGACCGGAAACAGGAGGAGAGCATTCCCCATTATCCATCATTGAAAGTGGAGACCAGAAAGACTTATATAGTCcagatgaaaatgaaaagcaaCATAACCACAATGATGATTGGATGGGGAGAAATCCAGGGGATCAGGTattcaaaaattcaatttgctTAATATGCCAGAATAGAAGACCAAAGATAGGGTGGATGAGAGACTTCACTTATGCAGAGCTCCAAGCTGCTACAGATGGGTTCCATGCAAGGAACTTCCTATCAGAAGGTGGATTTGGTTCTGTCTATAAGGGAGTGATAAATGGGTTGAAGATTGCTGTAAAGCAACATAAATATAATGCAAGCCTCCAAGGAGAGAAAGAATTCAAGTCTGAAGTTCAAGTGCTTCGGAAAGCTAGACATGAGAACCTGGTCATGCTTGTTGGGTCTTGCTCTGAAGGAAACCACAGGCTACTCGTATATGAATTTGTCTGCAATGGTTCACTGGACCTTCATTTATCAA AGCACACGAGAAGACCTCTTACTTTGGAAAAGAGAGTGAAGATAGCGCTGGGAGCTGCTAGGGGCTTAAAATATTTGCACGACAACAATATCGTCCACAGAGACATGAGGCCAAACAACATCCTTGTAACACATGATTTTGAACCCCTG CTAGGAGATTTTGGCTTGGCAAAAACTCAACAAGAAGACTCGGATCAGTCATCGGAGACAGTAACAAGAGTTGTTGGAACTCTAGGATACTTGGCACCAGAATACGCAGAATGCGGCAAAGTGTCAACCAAGACAGATGTTTATTCCTTTGGGGTGGTCCTGTTACAGCTGATCACTGGAATGAAGACGACAGACAAAAGACTTGGAGGGAAAAGTCTTGTTGGATGG GCAAGACCACTACTGAAAGACCGGAACTACCCGGATTTGATTGACCCCAGGATTCTGGAGTCACATGATGTCCATCAACTCTTTTGGATGGTTCGAGTAGCTGAAAAGTGTCTCAGCAAGGATCCTCAGAAGAGATTATCAATGGATAAG GTGGTCTATGCTTTAAACTACATAATGGACTGTGACAGCGTATGTGGCTTCAGAGACTTCTCACCTGCAGAATCAGATAAAGTGAGCAGAGACTCTTGTGAGTCACAGTCACCATCTCCCTGTGATGATGATTCAACCTTTACAATAGAAATTACCAGCCCGAGTCATTTTAGTGGAAGACTTCCACCATCACCTTCcatttcaagaaaatcaagtgCATCCACCCTTTATGGTGAATAA
- the LOC18586990 gene encoding dnaJ homolog subfamily C member 2, with product MAVHTSIQLISYSQELVDGQPLYVSSNCLPVKALNYEPAGHAFHCAALKLLGCEEDDTAEVDDQNVSNDKEQVYMPSSDSYSSKGKKKSAADGKQQDHYALLGLSHLRYLATEDQIRRSYREAALRHHPDKLAALLLAEETEAAKQAKKDEIENHFKSIQEAYEILIDPVRRRIYDSTDEFDDEIPTDCGPQDFFKVFGPAFMRNGRWSVNQPIPTLGDDSTPLKDVDNFYNFWYSFKSWREFPHADEYDLEQAESRDHKRWMERQNAKLSEKARREEYARIRALVDNAYKRDPRILRRKEEEKAEKQRKKEAKFRAKQLQEEEAARAAEEERRRKEEEEKRAAEAALQHKKMKEKEKKLLRKERTRLRTLSAPALSQHLLDLSEDDVESLCTSLGIEQLRSLCDKMENKEGLERAKIIRDARGYSGNLEKKPDVKKSSELNGSVESNGSVLLSSFEKKEKPWTKEEIELLRKGMQKYPKGTSRRWEVISEYIGTGRSVEEILKATKTVLFQKPDAAKAFDSFLEKRKPAQSIASPLSTRDEVEGVSTPSGTESSAVKTVSPEDSGRSANNPVDVASGIGVSSSSEQDVWSAVQERALVQALKTFPKETSQRWERVAAAVPGKTVNQCKKKFASLKENFRNKKNAV from the coding sequence ATGGCGGTCCACACAAGCATTCAGCTTATTTCTTATTCTCAGGAGCTTGTGGATGGACAGCCACTCTATGTTTCTTCAAATTGCCTTCCTGTTAAGGCTTTAAATTATGAACCTGCTGGCCATGCTTTTCATTGTGCTGCTCTTAAACTCCTTGGCTGTGAAGAGGATGATACAGCGGAAGTTGATGATCAGAATGTTTCTAATGATAAGGAACAAGTATATATGCCATCGTCTGATTCGTATAGCagcaaaggaaaaaagaaatctgCTGCTGATGGCAAGCAACAAGATCACTATGCATTGCTGGGGTTGAGCCATTTAAGATATCTTGCCACAGAGGATCAGATTAGGAGAAGCTACCGTGAAGCTGCCTTGAGGCATCATCCTGACAAACTTGCTGCTCTTCTTCTTGCAGAGGAGACTGAGGCTGCAAAACAAGCGAAGAAGGATGAAATAGAGAATCACTTTAAGTCCATTCAAGAGGCATATGAGATTTTGATCGATCCTGTAAGGAGGAGAATTTATGACTCCACAGATGAGTTTGATGATGAAATTCCAACTGACTGTGGCCCACAGGACTTCTTCAAGGTGTTTGGCCCAGCTTTCATGAGGAATGGACGATGGTCGGTGAACCAACCTATCCCAACATTAGGCGATGACAGCACTCCACTAAAAGATGTTGATAATTTCTATAATTTTTGGTATAGTTTTAAAAGCTGGAGGGAATTCCCACATGCAGATGAGTATGACCTTGAGCAAGCTGAGTCTCGTGATCATAAAAGGTGGATGGAGAGGCAGAATGCAAAACTGTCTGAGAAGGCTAGGAGGGAGGAATATGCTCGGATACGGGCACTTGTTGACAATGCCTATAAAAGAGACCCTAGAATACTTAGGAGAAAGGAAGAGGAGAAAGCTGAGAAACAGAGGAAAAAGGAAGCCAAGTTTCGTGCAAAGCAGTTGCAGGAGGAAGAAGCTGCCAGGGCTGCTGAAGAGGAGAGACGCCGCAAAGAAGAGGAGGAGAAACGAGCTGCTGAAGCTGCTTTACAACATAAGAAAATgaaggagaaagagaagaagctcCTTCGGAAAGAGCGAACTCGCCTTAGAACACTGTCTGCACCTGCTTTATCTCAGCATTTGCTTGATCTTTCTGAGGATGATGTGGAAAGTCTTTGTACGTCTCTTGGTATTGAGCAGCTTAGAAGTTTATGTGATAAGATGGAGAACAAAGAAGGGTTAGAGCGGGCTAAAATAATCAGAGATGCACGCGGATACAGTGGCAATTTGGAGAAAAAACCAGATGTAAAGAAAAGCTCAGAGCTGAATGGTTCTGTGGAGTCCAATGGAAGTGTCCTCTTGAGCAGCTTTGAAAAGAAGGAGAAACCTTGGACCAAGGAAGAAATtgagcttttgagaaaaggaaTGCAGAAATATCCCAAAGGGACATCTCGCAGGTGGGAGGTTATTTCAGAGTACATTGGTACAGGGAGATCTGTGGAAGAAATTCTGAAGGCTACCAAAACAGTCCTCTTCCAGAAGCCTGATGCTGCCAAAGcttttgattcttttcttgAGAAGAGGAAACCGGCGCAGTCTATTGCATCTCCGCTTTCCACTAGGGATGAAGTAGAAGGGGTTTCTACACCTTCTGGGACTGAAAGCAGTGCTGTGAAGACAGTTAGCCCAGAAGACTCTGGTAGAAGTGCAAATAATCCTGTTGATGTGGCTTCTGGTATTGGGGTTTCATCAAGTTCAGAACAAGATGTGTGGTCTGCTGTACAAGAAAGAGCACTGGTTCAGGCTCTAAAGACATTCCCGAAAGAAACCAGTCAGCGATGGGAACGAGTAGCAGCTGCCGTTCCTGGGAAGACTGTAAACCAGTGCAAGAAGAAATTTGCATCACTGAAGGAAAACTttagaaacaagaaaaacgCGGTATAG